AGAGTAAAGAATTAGAGAGGGTTGTAATGTCACTTTTAAAGGAACAGGGGATTTTTGCCGAACAGACAGGCAACAGAACATATAAACTGTGGGCTGATGCCTTTGGTGAAAAGGAACTTCCCGGAATACGGGAGTCCCGTCCTGTTATAACCTTTGACCGCTCAACCGCTCTTCATCGGGAAGATTTTGAATTTATTACAATGGATCATCCGTCAGTGAGAGGTTTGTTTGACCTTTACTTAGGTTCTGCCAGTGGTAATTGCACTTTAGTACAAGTGAAAGGTAAAAAGCAAAAGCTAATATTAGAAACTGTTTTTGTCATTGAATGTAATGCGCCGCTTTCTCTCAATACCAGCCGTTTTCTTCCTCCAGAACCTGTGCGAATTGCAGTCGATCAGAGCATGAATGATTGCACCGATGAAATTAATGCTCTGCTATCTGAAGACAAGTTGGTACAATTGAAGACACACCCAATACTTTCAAACGAGCATCTTAAAATGCTTTTTCCGGAGATGGTTAGAAGTGCCGAGGAAGTTGCTTTTGATATCTCATCTAATCGTATTAAAAGGGCCCGCCAGGAGATTAGCAAATCGCTGGGAAATGAGATAGATCGCTTCAACTATTTACGTGATCTTAATGAATCTGTTTCAGAACAAGAGCTTGAAGCTGTAAGAAAAGAGAAAGATGAGTTGATTGAGGCTGTTGATGGAGCTGTTCTAAGACTTGATGCCTTACGGTTAATTATTTTGCATCAGGGCTAAATTGCTTAGGGCTTATAGTTTATTACTCAGGGGGCACATAGGACACTCAGACTCCAGACTATAGCTTAAAGTTTGTACTACTGTATTTCTAAAAGAGGCTATACCCATTTGGTTCTCACTGGAATTTTTATACAGGCCCGGAATGTAAATTAAGAAGAATGTTTTAAAATTGATGAGGGCGTTTTGCCCTTAAACAGGAAAACGCCCTTAAGTTCAATCTTGTTGGGATAGCAACGCTTTGTATTTGCTATTCAATAAAGAATGCATTATAGAGTGCATTTACTGCCTTTTTTTCATCAGAAGCATCGATTCCAAAGATAATACTGATCTCGCTGCTTCCCTGATTAACCATTTTAATGTTAACACCGCTTTCAGAAAGAGCTGTAGCTGCCTGGCCAAGCACACCGATTTTGTGAATCAGGCCTTCACCGACCAAAGAGACAAGGGCAATACCAAATTCGGTTTTAATTTCCTCTGGTGTTAGTTGTTCATCGAAGGCACGGATAATATTGTTTACGGTTTCGGCTTTCAATTGTGTTTGGTCGAGAATAACTGAGATGTTGTCTACTCCGGAGGGGCAGTGTTCATAGGAGAGGTCCATGTCTTCTATGATAGAGAGTGTTTTGCGTCCAAATCCCTTTTCCCGGTTCATAAGGAATTTTTGAAGGGTGAAACTGCAGTAACCTCCTCCGGATGCCACTCCTATTATATCACGTTCGTTTGGCAGCCTTTCGGAAACGATGAGCGTGCCCTTATTTTCGATATTATTGGTGTTGCGCAGGCGGATAGGAATCTTCTTTTTCATGATTGGTTTTACTGCTTCTTCATGTAGCACATTGAATCCAATATAAGAAAGTTCCCGCATCTCCTTATAGGTAAGGGCTGAAATTTGAGAGGGATTATCTACAATTCCGGGATGAGCGCTAAAGATACCATCAACATCGGTCCAGTTTTCATATTCCGCTGCATCTATTGCTTCTGCCAGTATAGCGCCGGTCAGATCGCTCCCACCTCTGCTGAATGTAGCAACTTCACCTTTTTCTGTATAACCGAAAAAACCGGGAAAAATAACTATTTTCTCAGCACAGATACGTTTAAGTGAAGCAAGCCTCATAGCCACTTCATCCAGTGGTTGAGCATCACCAAACTGATCAGTTACAATCAGACTTGCATCCTTGGGACTCACATATTGGGCATTCATTCCAAGGGTGTTTAAGTATTGAGCAAAGAGTTTACTGTTTATGTCTTCACCTGCCGACACCACCAGATCACGAAACTTTGCTTCATGATCTTTTGGAGACTGAAGGCGTTTGTCGATTTCAGAGTAGATTTGCTCCTGAACATCATCCGGAACGCCCAACGGCTCATAAATTGCCATGAAACGACTTCTGATCTCTTGGATTGTAGCACTGTAATCCTGATCATTAAGCGCTTTTTGAGCAGATTCAATGAGTAGGTCTGTTACCTTAACATTAAAACCTGGTGCTTTGCCTGGTGCTGAGAGCACAACACAACGCCGATTCTTATTCTTTTTAAGAATTGAAACGATTTTTTTCATCTTTTCACTGGTGGCAACAGAGCTACCACCGAACTTACATACTAAAAAATCCATTATAATTGCTCCGATGTCTGTAATGTATTAGAGGTGGGCAAGGTTCCTTTAGGGGGCGTTTTTATCCCCCCGCAGATCCTGTAGTTTTGGGGCGTAATTCCGGTATGCTTTTTAAAAACACGCGTGAATGAATTACAGTTAGGGTAACCCACTTTGTATGCAATATCTACAATTGGTATAGTAGTTGTCTCAAGGAGATGTTTTGCATGCTCAATTCGTACGCTTATCATGTACTGATAAAGGGTTAGACCTGTTTCTTTTTTAAACAGTATGTTAAGGTAGTTTATATCAACAGCACATTCACGTTCCAGCTCTTGCTGGTGTTCCATGGATGCATAATTTGATTTCATGAAATTTCTGGCCATTGCAACCAAACTTTTGGCTTTGTTTTTGGGAAACTGATTTTCCTCAATTAGCAAAAGGCCTTTTTTAAACAGAACGACCAGTATTTCAAGAATGCGTGAAATGGTTGCAAGCCCAAGCATCTCTTTTCCTTTAGAGAGCACAAGCATCAGATCAAAGATGAGGTTTTCAAAATACGCTTTTTCATTGCCTTCAAGATTTATCTTACCTTCAATTTCACTATTCCAGAAGCACTTAGCTTGATTTGATGGGTGGAGTGAAAAGAGAATCTGAAAACACTGAAAATTGCCTCGCTGGTGTAGATAGCTATGACGTTCACCCCGGTCCATAATACCAAGCAGTCCGGGCCTTGCAGTTCCAAAGCTACTGTTTGTGACATTTTGAAGTATTCCAAAACCTTCAGTTTGATACCACAGTCTGTAACAATTTTGTTGGAATTTCAGTGGGAAGTAAGAATTAGCCTTGGCAGGTGATCCATTATATACCAGGTAATCCATGGAATGGATCTCTATTTTTACCCTCGAAAGCTCAATTACTGGCTTATCTTGCCAGCTCTGCAGACAACAAAAGGTACTAAGTCCCGGTAAATCAGGGTGATCCCTGTATACCGGACTATTAAATTGTGCCAGTAATTCATCACGATTCGAAAACATGACCAAATAAAATACATTATGTACCAGTTGGTGTTGGTAATAAGATTTTGCAGATTTTATATTAGTAGTATTACAATTTATCTTTTTTCATTTAAACGCTTCTGAAGTAAACTATGCCTCCCAAAAACTCGGACACAATCTTTATCTCTGATGATAACTCTCTTGCGCTCTACCTCAAGGAGATTAGCAAACATAAGTCGCTTAAACTCGAAGAGGAAGCTGAACTTGCCGTAAAGATCA
The nucleotide sequence above comes from Chitinispirillales bacterium ANBcel5. Encoded proteins:
- a CDS encoding aspartate kinase; its protein translation is MDFLVCKFGGSSVATSEKMKKIVSILKKNKNRRCVVLSAPGKAPGFNVKVTDLLIESAQKALNDQDYSATIQEIRSRFMAIYEPLGVPDDVQEQIYSEIDKRLQSPKDHEAKFRDLVVSAGEDINSKLFAQYLNTLGMNAQYVSPKDASLIVTDQFGDAQPLDEVAMRLASLKRICAEKIVIFPGFFGYTEKGEVATFSRGGSDLTGAILAEAIDAAEYENWTDVDGIFSAHPGIVDNPSQISALTYKEMRELSYIGFNVLHEEAVKPIMKKKIPIRLRNTNNIENKGTLIVSERLPNERDIIGVASGGGYCSFTLQKFLMNREKGFGRKTLSIIEDMDLSYEHCPSGVDNISVILDQTQLKAETVNNIIRAFDEQLTPEEIKTEFGIALVSLVGEGLIHKIGVLGQAATALSESGVNIKMVNQGSSEISIIFGIDASDEKKAVNALYNAFFIE
- a CDS encoding helix-turn-helix transcriptional regulator, yielding MFSNRDELLAQFNSPVYRDHPDLPGLSTFCCLQSWQDKPVIELSRVKIEIHSMDYLVYNGSPAKANSYFPLKFQQNCYRLWYQTEGFGILQNVTNSSFGTARPGLLGIMDRGERHSYLHQRGNFQCFQILFSLHPSNQAKCFWNSEIEGKINLEGNEKAYFENLIFDLMLVLSKGKEMLGLATISRILEILVVLFKKGLLLIEENQFPKNKAKSLVAMARNFMKSNYASMEHQQELERECAVDINYLNILFKKETGLTLYQYMISVRIEHAKHLLETTTIPIVDIAYKVGYPNCNSFTRVFKKHTGITPQNYRICGGIKTPPKGTLPTSNTLQTSEQL